A genome region from Naumovozyma castellii chromosome 5, complete genome includes the following:
- the GCN5 gene encoding histone acetyltransferase GCN5 (ancestral locus Anc_5.65) encodes MVTKDSNSPVKRADEQGEGGPLTKKPKLENDDENSKIDETTAKQNLETLNSSPIADGFDEMENNETRQEDSKLPNPVVNDSVVADEEKGIVKFEFDGVEYKFKERPSVIEEKEGNIEFRVVNNDNTKENMMVLTGLKNIFQKQLPKMPKEYIARLVYDRSHISMAVVRKPLTVVGGITYRPFDKRQFAEIVFCAISSTEQVRGYGAHLMNHLKDYVRNTSNIKYFLTYADNYAIGYFKKQGFTKEISLDKSIWMGYIKDYEGGTLMQCSMLPKIRYLDAAKILLLQEAALRRKIRTISKSHVVRPGLEHFKDLTNITPIDPMEIPGLKEAGWTPEMDELAQRPKRGPHYVIIQNILTGLQNHAAAWPFLQPVNKEEVPDYYEFIKEPMDLSTMEMKLENNKYQKMEDFIYDARLVFNNCRKYNGENTSYFKYANRLEKYFNGKIKEIPEYSHLVN; translated from the coding sequence ATGGTCACCAAGGATAGCAATTCGCCAGTGAAAAGAGCTGATGAACAGGGAGAAGGAGGCCCCTTGACAAAGAAGCCAAAACtggaaaatgatgatgagaatTCGAAAATAGATGAGACCACTGCGAAACAAAACCTAGAAACTTTGAACTCATCTCCCATAGCTGATGGGTTTGAcgaaatggaaaataatgagACACGCCAGGAAGATTCAAAATTACCAAACCCTGTAGTTAATGATTCTGTCGTAGCGGATGAAGAAAAGGGAattgttaaatttgaatttgatggtGTTGAGTATAAATTTAAGGAAAGGCCGAGCGTCATTGAGGAGAAGGAGGGAAATATAGAGTTCAGAGTAGTCAACAATGATAATACCAAGGAAAATATGATGGTTTTGACAGGTTTGAAGAACATCTTTCAAAAGCAATTACCAAAGATGCCAAAGGAATATATTGCCAGATTAGTGTATGACAGAAGTCATATTTCAATGGCAGTCGTTAGGAAGCCATTGACTGTCGTTGGTGGTATTACATACCGTCCCTTTGATAAACGTCAATTTGCAGAAATTGTTTTCTGTGCTATAAGTTCCACAGAACAAGTTCGAGGATACGGTGCacatttaatgaatcatttgaaagattatgTGAGGAACACTTCCAATATCAAATACTTTCTAACATATGCTGATAATTATGCCATTGGTTATTTCAAGAAGCAAGGGTTCACAAAGGAAATTTCGTTGGATAAGAGTATATGGATGGGTTACATTAAAGACTATGAAGGTGGTACTCTTATGCAATGTTCCATGTTGCCTAAGATCCGTTATTTAGATGCTGCTAAAATTTTGTTATTGCAGGAAGCTGCattaagaagaaagattAGAACTATATCGAAGTCACACGTTGTAAGGCCTGGACTAGAAcattttaaagatttaaCAAATATAACACCAATTGATCCAATGGAAATTCCCGGGTTAAAAGAAGCAGGCTGGACCCCAGAAATGGATGAATTAGCTCAACGACCTAAACGTGGTCCACATTATGtgattattcaaaatatattaacTGGATTACAAAATCACGCTGCTGCATGGCCCTTTTTACAACCAGttaataaagaagaagttcCTGATTattatgaatttattaaggAACCAATGGATTTGAGCACAATGGAGATGAAActggaaaataataagtATCAAAAGATGGAGGATTTCATTTATGATGCGAGACTggttttcaataattgtcGAAAATATAATGGTGAAAACACGTCGTATTTTAAGTATGCAAACAGATTAGAAAAATACTTCAATGGCAAGATAAAGGAAATACCAGAATACTCGCATTTAGTAAACTAG